One region of Acropora muricata isolate sample 2 chromosome 13, ASM3666990v1, whole genome shotgun sequence genomic DNA includes:
- the LOC136896376 gene encoding uncharacterized protein, producing MKLLLCISLSFLVTLVHGKDLGKLEACNRPEKEDLKCQAGLSCELTKNLVILGKVTPVKQCMPNDTKIDIETVNMDEDTHTAVTRMKRILPLTPCASEITCLPNFCCPRIVQRCLPKLPELGTCNLQILHNCGCQNGLVCRQTTSIAAPIIGFIKIPLLQCVKP from the exons ATGAAACTGCTTTTGTGTATTTCTCTCAGTTTCCTCGTTACACTG GTACATGGAAAAGATCTCGGCAAGCTTGAAGCTTGTAATAGACCG GAGAAAGAGGACCTTAAATGCCAAGCTGGATTGTCTTGCGAGCTAACCAAGAACCTCGTTATCTTGGGAAAAGTCACTCCCGTCAAACAATGCATGCCAAACGACACGAAAATCGACATAGAAACAGTCAACATGGACGAGGACACACACACCGCTGTGACCAGAATGAAGCGAATTCTTCCATTGACG CCTTGCGCTAGTGAAATCACCTGCCTGCCCAACTTTTGCTGTCCGCGGATAGTCCAGCGATGCCTTCCAAAACTTCCGGAGTTGGGAACGTGCAATTTACAG ATATTGCATAACTGTGGTTGCCAGAACGGACTCGTGTGTCGACAAACCACTTCCATTGCTGCTCCGATCATTGGATTTATCAAGATTCCGTTATTGCAATGCGTGAAACCGTAG
- the LOC136896375 gene encoding ADP-ribosyl-[dinitrogen reductase] glycohydrolase-like — MAWRESSASGVKGHGFSTHRVKAKFEDLHHPRKKENSCFMSTNSSLKKEVLMDRIKATIYGNCIGDAIGLLTEFMTKKEAIDIYGRLHSVKSKAEMKSETIASGSRLGNLEYSMKHRDWHRRKYDFGDWTDDSDQMMLILLSLIDNNGEMIPQDFGQRLKTWSREGFRELGDSGKPGIGRTTRNVIQHRKFNSDPHWAARSIWESSGRQLAANGGVMRTSVLGIQDFGDIDKVIANSTAACLVTHADPRCIASCVAVTTAIALMLQGKHVKDCGSFDIEAIIRDAYDYSSNTLDTKAEKDELKNYMYADSLEKLKLDEDGKIGYTYKCMGSGFWALRQHDFRASIEAITFEGGDADTNGAVAGALLGCKLGTSALPPSWLNELKHKDWLDYHINRYLTMLGLND; from the exons ATGGCCTGGAGAGAAAGTTCAGCTTCCGGTGTGAAAGGACATGGATTTTCGACGCACAGGGTGAAGGCAAAATTCGAAGATCTACAT CATCCCAGGAAGAAGGAGAACAGCTGTTTCATGAGCACTAATTCCTCACTCAAAAAAGAAGTTTTGATGGATCGCATAAAAGCAACCATTTATGGAAACTGTATTGGCGATGCCATTGGACTTTTGACAGAGTTTATGACCAAGAAGGAAGCCATTGAT ATTTATGGTAGACTGCACAGTGTGAAAAGCAAAGCTGAAATGAAGTCAGAAACAATAGCAAGTGGATCCCGGTTGGGAAACTTAGAATATTCAATGAAACACAGAGATTGGCATCGCCGAAAATACGACTTTGGGGATTGGACTGATGATTCTGATCAAATGATGTTGATTTTGCTCTCCTTGATTGACAACAATGGAGAG ATGATTCCCCAGGATTTTGGCCAGCGACTGAAGACTTGGTCAAGGGAAGGCTTTAGAGAATTAGGGGATTCTGGAAAACCTGGCATTGGTCGCACAACACGTAATGTCATACAACATAGAAAGTTCAACTCTGATCCGCATTGG GCCGCAAGATCCATCTGGGAATCAAGTGGCCGCCAATTGGCTGCGAACGGAGGTGTGATGCGTACATCTGTCCTAGGGATCCAGGACTTTGGTGATATCGACAAAGTGATTGCCAATTCCACGGCAGCTTGCCTTGTTACACATGCAGACCCAAGATGTATTGCGTCTTGTGTTGCCGTGACAACGGCAATCGCGTTGATGTTACAGGGAAAGCATGTGAAGGATTGTGGGAGTTTTGATATCGAGGCAATTATAAGAGACGCCTATGATTATTCATCAAACACTCTCGATACCAAGGCAGAG AAAGATGAGCTGAAGAACTACATGTACGCAGACTCCTTGGAGAAACTAAAGCTTGATGAAGATGGCAAGATCGGATACACGTATAAGTGCATGGGTTCAGGATTTTGGGCGCTAAGGCAACACGATTTCCGTGCGTCAATAGAAGCCATCACTTTTGAA GGAGGGGATGCTGATACCAATGGCGCAGTTGCTGGCGCCTTGTTGGGCTGCAAACTGGGTACCAGTGCTCTGCCGCCGTCTTGGCTCAATGAACTGAAGCACAAAGACTGGCTTGATTACCACATAAACAG ATATCTGACAATGCTTGGACTTAATGACTAA
- the LOC136895828 gene encoding ADP-ribosyl-[dinitrogen reductase] glycohydrolase-like, with protein MDEPSEETAVIEEKGKDSSNGSIVEVSKGEAKSKGDGGDTSAVLDRDEQNTCPEKKSPSFNIKSSLPKDVLLDRIRGTIYGNCIGDAIGLLTEFMLKEEAQQIYRNYRGKSWLQKLKDKVIKSRLPNLEYHMKSQDFHRDRFATGDWTDDSDQMILILLSLVENDGKMVPVDFAKKMRKWCEEGFKELGDIGGMGIGRTTHSVLRHPNFLEDPHEAAENVWEYSGRVIAPNGGVMRTSILGVHEFGDIDAVIANTVAACKVTHADPRCIASCVAVTTAIASMLQGKHMTERGEYDIDAVIKESFDHAYETAIKNAVEHGGDSLETTPEEELRKFTFAESLSDLQLEESRKIGYTYKCMGSGFWSLRQNDFRASLEAIAYEGGDADTNGAVAGALLGCKLGASALPPSWLHGLKHKDWLDQHIDRFLTLLGLNEDNQET; from the exons ATGGATGAACCGAGCGAGGAAACGGCAGTGATAGAGGAGAAAGGGAAGGATTCAAGTAATGGTTCAATCGTCGAAGTATCAAAAGGCGAGGCTAAATCAAAAGGCGATGGAGGAGATACTTCTGCGGTGCTTGACCGCGATGAACAAAACACT TGTCCTGAAAAGAAAAGTCCTTCTTTCAACATAAAATCTTCTCTGCCCAAGGACGTTTTGTTGGATCGCATAAGAGGAACAATTTATGGAAATTGTATTGGAGATGCGATTGGATTATTAACAGAGTTCATGTTGAAGGAAGAAGCTCAACAG ATCTATAGAAATTATCGAGGGAAAAGCTGGCTACAGAAGTTAAAGGACAAAGTCATAAAGTCCCGACTTCCAAACTTAGAGTACCACATGAAGAGCCAAGACTTTCATCGCGACCGGTTTGCAACTGGAGATTGGACGGACGACTCAGATCAAATGATCCTGATTTTACTGTCTTTGGTTGAAAATGATGGAAAG ATGGTTCCCGTAGATTTCGccaaaaaaatgagaaaatggTGTGAGGAAGGTTTCAAAGAGTTGGGCGACATTGGTGGAATGGGGATTGGTCGAACCACGCACAGTGTGTTGCGTCATCCTAATTTCTTGGAGGATCCGCACGAG GCAGCAGAGAACGTCTGGGAGTATTCGGGTCGGGTGATTGCCCCGAATGGAGGTGTCATGCGCACTTCGATCCTCGGCGTCCATGAATTCGGTGACATCGATGCCGTGATAGCCAATACAGTGGCTGCTTGCAAAGTCACGCACGCAGACCCAAGATGTATTGCGTCGTGTGTTGCCGTGACAACAGCCATTGCGTCAATGCTCCAGGGAAAGCACATGACGGAAAGAGGGGAGTATGATATCGACGCGGTAATAAAGGAGTCGTTTGATCATGCGTACGAAACGGCAATCAAGAACGCGGTCGAGCATGGAGGCGATTCACTCGAAACTACACCTGAG GAAGAGCTGAGGAAGTTTACGTTTGCCGAGTCCCTGTCTGATCTGCAGTTGGAGGAAAGTAGGAAAATTGGCTACACTTATAAATGCATGGGATCCGGATTTTGGTCGCTAAGACAAAATGACTTCCGTGCTTCCTTGGAGGCTATTGCGTATGAG GGAGGGGATGCTGATACCAATGGCGCGGTTGCTGGTGCCTTGCTGGGCTGTAAACTGGGTGCCAGTGCTTTGCCGCCGTCTTGGCTCCATGGTCTTAAGCATAAAGACTGGCTTGATCAACATATAGATAG attcttAACTCTCCTTGGCCTCAATGAAGACAACCAAGAGACATAA
- the LOC136896429 gene encoding uncharacterized protein, producing MKSSALILFALFVLTVITSVNSLVPYIEDEDEGTARKTVPEKRGYTWSCYRTNYYCRCRANFRCYYNGYYGRKCCGWVYQQPSCPRCQASQCCKRGRCQARRTYLQWCPLSTAAKIYYCGCANGLKCLRSYNIHYGKCYCSSNAACGTSRCCSNNFCKPLRRPGRACPLRGADCGCVQGYECKPAGYGSYWGKCVEESGSGMGA from the exons ATGAAATCGTCAGCGTTGATCCTTTTCGCCCTGTTTGTCTTGACTGTGATAACCAGCGTAAATTCATTGGTGCCATACattgaagatgaagatgaaggtACTGCGAGGAAAACAGTTCCTGAAAAACGAGGTTATACCTGGTCTTGTTACCGAACC aaTTATTATTGCCGATGTAGAGCAAATTTCCGTTGTTACTACAATGGCTACTACGGACGAAAATGCTGTGGGTGGGTATATCAGCAGCCATCTTGCCCCAGATGTCAAGCGTCGCAGTGCTGCAAACGCGGCCGCTGTCAAGCCCGCCGGACATATCTTCAGTGGTGTCCGCTATCTACG GCCGCCAAAATATATTACTGCGGCTGCGCAAATGGATTGAAGTGTCTAAGAAGTTATAACATACACTACGGAAAATGCTACTGCTCTTCAAATGCCGCGTGTGGAACTTCACGGTGCTGttccaataatttttgcaaacCACTGAGAAGGCCTGGCCGAGCATGTCCACTTAGAGGG gctGACTGTGGATGTGTACAAGGGTACGAGTGTAAACCAGCTGGTTACGGTAGTTACTGGGGAAAATGCGTGGAGGAGTCTGGGT